From a region of the Armatimonadota bacterium genome:
- a CDS encoding VOC family protein, which produces MTLEHANICVRNVDAIVKFLQTAFPEFRVRGEGKTTSGDRTWMHLGTDDTYIALSPATQDTDKTWKPYSGAPGVNHLAYVVDDATALRERMLAAGYSESTPPNNHPHRMRVYFHDPEGNDWEFVQYFSDDPAERNDYDLPDK; this is translated from the coding sequence ATGACACTTGAGCATGCGAACATCTGCGTCCGGAATGTGGACGCGATCGTGAAGTTCTTGCAGACCGCCTTCCCGGAGTTTCGGGTGCGCGGAGAGGGCAAGACGACGAGCGGCGACCGCACCTGGATGCACCTCGGCACCGACGACACTTACATCGCGCTGAGCCCCGCGACACAGGACACCGACAAGACGTGGAAGCCGTACTCCGGCGCGCCGGGAGTAAACCATCTCGCGTACGTCGTCGACGACGCGACTGCGCTGCGGGAGCGGATGCTCGCCGCCGGATACAGCGAGTCGACCCCGCCGAACAACCACCCTCACCGCATGCGCGTTTACTTTCACGACCCCGAGGGCAACGACTGGGAATTCGTGCAGTACTTCAGCGACGACCCAGCCGAGCGTAACGACTACGATCTGCCCGACAAGTAG
- a CDS encoding amidohydrolase family protein yields the protein MKSIPGFGLRSALVVVTVALISSFAAAEKVAIVNARIEIGNGSIIERGSILLDGSRIEAVGADLSFDEAEYRVVDAAGMTVYPGFIDAYTRAFLDLPKSPENDDPPDSVATAPATFWHENRKGVFPELVAAEHVDAEGFDDEFWGQGITTVQVSSGRAAFGGYSAIINLTSDESEVILRAKSGQYFSLASSSGSGYPGSLMARTALMRQLLIDAGAYRPTGDENPVLAALTDATSRFVPTLFAGRSARDIHRVLAVTDDFGLKTIIVGGDEAWMKADELLARRIAVILDVEPNREPSTELNEDPVRRLNDPPIEVMQARHAEWEEESQYVVKLYESGVPFAFTGDSDRDALLENVRWHIGRGLPREAALRALTIGAAAILGVSDDVGTIEAGKIANLAIFTGDFALDTSEVRTVFVAGEQHDIEQEEQQ from the coding sequence ATGAAATCGATACCTGGATTTGGTTTGCGCTCGGCTCTCGTAGTCGTCACCGTTGCGCTGATATCCTCCTTTGCTGCGGCAGAGAAGGTGGCGATCGTCAACGCTCGGATCGAGATCGGCAACGGCTCGATCATCGAGCGCGGTTCTATCTTGCTCGATGGCTCGCGCATAGAAGCCGTCGGAGCCGACTTGAGCTTCGACGAAGCTGAGTACCGCGTCGTGGACGCCGCAGGCATGACCGTCTATCCGGGGTTCATCGACGCCTACACCAGGGCGTTCTTGGATCTGCCAAAGTCGCCCGAAAACGACGATCCGCCGGATTCAGTGGCGACGGCGCCAGCGACGTTCTGGCACGAGAACCGAAAGGGCGTGTTCCCCGAACTGGTCGCTGCTGAGCACGTCGACGCCGAGGGTTTTGACGATGAGTTTTGGGGTCAAGGCATCACCACGGTCCAAGTATCGTCGGGACGGGCGGCGTTCGGCGGATACTCCGCGATCATCAACCTCACCTCTGACGAGTCCGAGGTAATCCTCCGCGCGAAGTCTGGCCAGTACTTCAGCCTGGCATCGAGCAGCGGATCGGGATATCCCGGAAGCCTCATGGCGCGAACGGCGCTGATGAGACAGCTGCTGATCGACGCTGGGGCGTACCGACCGACTGGCGACGAGAACCCGGTGCTCGCAGCGCTTACAGACGCGACGTCGAGATTCGTGCCGACTCTCTTCGCCGGTCGATCGGCGCGGGACATCCACCGCGTGCTCGCCGTGACCGACGATTTTGGCCTGAAAACTATCATCGTCGGTGGGGACGAAGCGTGGATGAAGGCGGATGAACTCCTGGCACGACGCATTGCGGTCATCCTCGACGTCGAGCCGAACAGGGAGCCATCGACAGAGTTGAACGAAGATCCGGTTCGCCGGTTGAACGATCCTCCGATCGAGGTAATGCAAGCCCGCCACGCAGAGTGGGAAGAGGAGTCGCAGTACGTGGTCAAGCTTTACGAATCGGGCGTGCCGTTCGCGTTTACGGGAGACTCCGACAGGGACGCATTGCTGGAAAACGTCCGCTGGCACATCGGGCGAGGACTCCCGCGTGAGGCAGCGCTCCGCGCCCTGACGATCGGAGCCGCGGCGATTCTCGGCGTCTCCGACGACGTCGGCACGATCGAGGCGGGCAAGATCGCAAACCTTGCAATCTTCACCGGCGATTTCGCGTTGGACACCTCGGAAGTTCGCACGGTCTTCGTCGCAGGGGAGCAGCACGATATCGAGCAGGAGGAACAACAGTGA
- a CDS encoding prepilin-type N-terminal cleavage/methylation domain-containing protein: MKRRGLTLIELLVVLGINGLLVTAIVAAYQVGMQFQQNVPQAEVRFQADLDFERRLETLFKAAYLSSDDADFTTYFLMYASGGNLAEPDTLVMTCVGIPPIGAFLNSEEEFEDLNDQFGPQGGIVEISISTYPVGDAPVDQGVFLRVQSPSDGDFTQGGYESVLREDIIEFRVYFFDGVEWIEEWDTFTGQRRIPAAILVEYQLEDEEDLRSFIVRLPNSDVTADDPLTQEIIQ, encoded by the coding sequence GTGAAGCGTCGAGGTCTGACCCTCATCGAGCTGCTGGTCGTGCTCGGCATCAACGGCTTGCTCGTCACCGCGATCGTCGCCGCTTACCAGGTCGGCATGCAGTTCCAGCAGAACGTTCCTCAGGCGGAGGTGCGGTTTCAGGCAGACCTGGACTTCGAGCGCAGACTCGAAACTCTGTTCAAGGCCGCGTATCTCAGCAGCGACGACGCCGACTTCACGACGTACTTCTTGATGTACGCGAGCGGAGGAAACCTGGCGGAGCCGGACACGCTCGTGATGACCTGCGTCGGGATACCGCCGATCGGCGCGTTCCTCAATTCCGAAGAGGAGTTCGAAGACCTGAACGACCAGTTTGGGCCGCAAGGGGGCATAGTGGAGATCTCCATTTCGACGTATCCAGTCGGCGACGCGCCGGTCGATCAAGGCGTGTTCCTGCGCGTTCAATCTCCGTCGGACGGCGACTTTACGCAGGGCGGATATGAATCCGTGTTGCGCGAAGACATCATCGAGTTCCGCGTTTACTTCTTCGACGGCGTCGAGTGGATCGAGGAGTGGGACACGTTCACCGGTCAGCGGCGAATCCCAGCCGCGATTCTTGTCGAGTATCAGCTCGAAGATGAAGAGGACCTTCGCTCGTTCATCGTCAGGCTTCCGAACAGCGACGTGACGGCTGACGATCCGTTGACTCAGGAGATCATCCAATGA
- a CDS encoding type II secretion system protein: MNRRGFTLIEVAVVITLVAILATLVIPSVFAAKRSQDAQAVRQDVFGFFTAARVEAIGSGRIVVVRFDNSGSQLVAESFDPVTEQQVELNVYEVPDFVAAESFLLGDELVSSVEWEVRFYPDGSCDAAEFEMLDGSLVVLVTLDPATGRVTVGEELEEEEVDDSWPAGELEIRA, translated from the coding sequence GTGAATAGACGAGGCTTTACCCTGATCGAAGTCGCGGTCGTCATCACTTTGGTAGCGATCTTGGCGACGCTCGTCATCCCGAGCGTATTCGCGGCAAAACGGTCGCAAGACGCCCAGGCTGTGCGGCAGGACGTGTTCGGCTTCTTTACAGCCGCCCGCGTCGAGGCGATCGGTTCGGGCCGAATAGTCGTCGTCCGATTTGACAACAGCGGCAGTCAACTGGTGGCCGAGAGCTTCGATCCAGTTACCGAGCAGCAGGTGGAGCTGAACGTGTACGAGGTTCCGGACTTCGTCGCGGCTGAGAGCTTCCTATTGGGCGACGAACTGGTGTCTTCCGTCGAGTGGGAAGTGAGGTTCTATCCTGACGGCAGCTGTGACGCTGCCGAGTTCGAGATGCTCGACGGCTCCCTTGTCGTCTTAGTAACGCTCGATCCGGCGACGGGCCGCGTGACGGTCGGCGAGGAGTTGGAAGAGGAGGAGGTCGATGACTCTTGGCCTGCCGGGGAGCTTGAAATACGTGCATAA
- a CDS encoding prepilin-type N-terminal cleavage/methylation domain-containing protein, giving the protein MTLGLPGSLKYVHKRGLTLVEVLVAIVLVGVGLASLVAGLGSLTRSYSSAQEREIMHRLAHEKYEDLLATGDWITVSDGDFEDVRYAKYEWEVETSTTEVEDLESLRVIVRVIDAGDNAAVVAEGLVYRPLVASEGGAQ; this is encoded by the coding sequence ATGACTCTTGGCCTGCCGGGGAGCTTGAAATACGTGCATAAGCGCGGACTGACGCTCGTCGAAGTGCTCGTGGCGATCGTTTTGGTCGGCGTCGGCTTGGCGTCGCTGGTCGCGGGGCTTGGGTCGCTGACGCGCAGCTACTCGAGCGCACAGGAGCGCGAGATCATGCACAGGCTCGCGCACGAGAAGTACGAGGATCTGCTGGCGACCGGCGACTGGATCACGGTCTCTGACGGCGACTTCGAAGACGTTCGGTACGCGAAGTACGAGTGGGAGGTTGAGACCTCGACGACGGAGGTCGAGGACCTCGAATCGCTGCGCGTTATAGTCCGGGTTATTGACGCCGGAGACAACGCGGCCGTCGTCGCCGAGGGGCTCGTCTACCGGCCACTGGTGGCCAGCGAGGGCGGCGCACAGTGA
- a CDS encoding amidohydrolase family protein — MINAAALVLALSATGPLQQSGPFELPEHRVPKTVTNGNALIRNATVLTVTNGDLESTDVLIRDGKIAEIGRSLSAPSGFVVIDATGKHLMPGIVDTHSHRGIDGTNEGSESIVAEVRMQDVINPTAKSIWQALASGHTAGLLLHGSANPIGGESVVVKYKYNTSVEDFLIPDAPRMIKFALGENVTRKSSTSNRRFPSTRMGVEAVYRRAFEQARAYRAKQDAGEEVAMDVRLETLADILAGKVWVHCHSYRADEMLMMVRLSQEFGFKIGAMQHALEAYKIAPEMAAAGVGAGMFADHWGYKIEAYDAIPFNAAICYHAGMTVSINTDGLSGTSALNIDAAKVMRFGGVPANEALKMLTINPASQLGIDHRTGSIEVGKDADLALWDGHPLSVYSKPIMTMIEGVVYFERRDAFGVDGITPTVKNLPPVNYEREPNVPASADTYVIVGATIHTVTGGVIDGKYLIVSNGKIQAFADSFEVGPDGTVIDATGMHVYPGFIDGGTQIGLVEVSGIRQTNDGRELGTHQPDLRASTALYVESAYMGTDRYAGVTHSFTRPSGGTISGQGALIQHHGLTTEQIAMQPDAALVVNFPNTSRYPKLSLFNQLCCDADDWASIGLEWLDGLIPPPSEHDHDTVFPTQEEQERELPRRIKALDEYFQKALEYAKNRPSERDLQLEAMIPYVTGQKPVLLRVRSAATIRAAVDFAKRNNLRVILAGAAEAWREAEMLARENIPVLIPPAGRSTLSANNTTNEYDPYDTPYVVPYLLAKAGVKFGFESGGNATSMMLPFRVGMSCAYGLSHDDAIKALTIWPAEMFGVADRLGSIEVGKAANFIITDGDPFELTTNMKYVFIAGQPVPLVSRHTYFRDKYWARLKDRR; from the coding sequence GTGATCAACGCAGCAGCACTCGTTTTGGCGCTATCGGCCACCGGACCGCTTCAACAGAGCGGGCCGTTCGAGCTTCCGGAACACAGGGTTCCGAAGACCGTCACCAACGGCAACGCACTCATAAGAAACGCGACCGTGTTGACGGTCACGAACGGCGATTTGGAATCGACCGACGTGCTGATTCGCGACGGCAAGATCGCGGAGATCGGCCGCAGTTTGTCTGCGCCAAGCGGGTTCGTCGTCATCGACGCGACTGGGAAACACCTCATGCCCGGCATCGTGGACACCCACTCGCACCGAGGGATCGACGGCACGAACGAGGGGTCCGAGTCGATCGTCGCCGAAGTCCGCATGCAAGACGTGATCAACCCGACCGCGAAGTCGATTTGGCAAGCGCTGGCCAGCGGCCACACCGCCGGCCTGCTGCTGCACGGCAGCGCAAATCCGATCGGCGGCGAGAGCGTCGTCGTCAAGTACAAGTACAACACGTCGGTCGAAGATTTCCTGATCCCCGACGCGCCGCGAATGATCAAGTTTGCACTCGGCGAAAACGTCACGCGCAAGAGCTCCACGAGCAACAGGCGCTTCCCGTCGACGCGCATGGGCGTCGAGGCCGTCTACCGCCGCGCGTTCGAGCAAGCACGCGCATATCGCGCAAAGCAGGACGCCGGAGAGGAGGTCGCGATGGATGTCCGGCTGGAGACGCTCGCCGACATCCTGGCCGGAAAGGTGTGGGTGCACTGCCACAGCTACCGAGCGGACGAAATGCTGATGATGGTCCGGCTGAGCCAGGAGTTCGGGTTCAAGATCGGCGCGATGCAACACGCTCTCGAAGCGTACAAGATCGCCCCGGAAATGGCGGCTGCTGGAGTCGGCGCAGGGATGTTCGCCGATCACTGGGGTTACAAGATCGAGGCTTACGACGCGATCCCGTTCAACGCCGCGATCTGCTACCACGCGGGCATGACCGTCTCGATCAACACGGACGGATTGAGCGGCACGAGCGCACTGAACATCGACGCCGCGAAGGTGATGAGGTTTGGCGGAGTGCCGGCGAACGAAGCGCTGAAGATGCTCACGATCAACCCAGCTTCGCAACTGGGAATCGATCACCGAACCGGCAGCATCGAGGTCGGAAAGGACGCCGATCTCGCCCTATGGGACGGCCATCCGCTCTCCGTTTATTCAAAGCCGATCATGACGATGATCGAGGGCGTCGTGTACTTCGAAAGACGCGATGCTTTTGGTGTTGACGGCATCACTCCAACCGTTAAGAACCTGCCGCCTGTTAACTACGAACGCGAGCCGAATGTGCCCGCAAGTGCAGATACTTATGTGATAGTCGGCGCGACGATACACACGGTCACTGGCGGAGTCATCGACGGCAAGTATCTGATCGTTAGCAACGGCAAGATACAAGCGTTCGCCGACTCGTTCGAAGTCGGACCGGATGGAACGGTCATTGACGCCACGGGAATGCACGTCTATCCGGGATTCATCGACGGCGGCACGCAGATCGGACTCGTCGAGGTGTCTGGAATCAGACAGACGAACGACGGTCGAGAGCTCGGCACTCACCAGCCGGACCTGCGCGCATCGACGGCGCTTTACGTAGAGAGCGCGTACATGGGGACCGACCGCTACGCCGGCGTGACCCACTCGTTCACGCGCCCCAGCGGCGGCACTATTTCCGGTCAGGGCGCGCTCATCCAGCACCACGGCCTGACCACCGAGCAGATCGCGATGCAGCCGGACGCCGCGCTCGTCGTCAACTTCCCCAACACGTCGAGGTACCCGAAGTTGAGTCTGTTCAATCAGCTTTGCTGCGACGCAGACGACTGGGCGAGCATCGGGCTGGAGTGGCTCGACGGTCTCATTCCCCCGCCGAGCGAGCACGATCACGACACGGTTTTCCCGACTCAAGAAGAGCAAGAGCGCGAACTGCCGAGGCGGATCAAGGCGCTGGATGAGTACTTCCAGAAGGCACTCGAATACGCGAAGAACCGTCCGTCGGAGCGAGACCTGCAGCTCGAAGCGATGATCCCGTATGTGACCGGCCAGAAGCCGGTGCTGCTGCGCGTGCGAAGCGCCGCGACGATCCGCGCGGCGGTGGACTTCGCCAAGCGGAACAACCTCAGGGTGATCCTCGCGGGTGCGGCGGAGGCGTGGCGCGAGGCCGAAATGCTGGCGCGCGAGAACATCCCGGTGCTGATTCCGCCAGCCGGTCGCTCGACTCTTTCTGCGAACAACACGACCAACGAATACGACCCGTACGACACGCCGTACGTTGTGCCGTATCTGCTAGCAAAGGCTGGCGTCAAGTTCGGCTTCGAGAGCGGCGGGAACGCGACGTCGATGATGCTTCCGTTCCGCGTCGGCATGAGCTGCGCGTACGGACTTTCGCACGATGACGCGATCAAGGCGCTGACGATCTGGCCCGCCGAGATGTTCGGCGTCGCCGACCGGCTCGGCTCGATCGAGGTCGGCAAAGCGGCGAACTTCATCATCACCGACGGCGACCCGTTCGAGCTGACGACGAACATGAAGTACGTCTTTATCGCCGGGCAGCCGGTGCCGCTGGTGAGTCGGCACACGTACTTCCGCGACAAGTACTGGGCTAGGCTAAAGGACCGTCGGTGA
- a CDS encoding type II secretion system F family protein has protein sequence MTTFAYTAVEPSGRKKSGFIEAMDATSAIAAVTAAGRQVLDIREQDGGTKKGPQSKSIALFARRASKADLALFSRRLSDLTGAGLPIDRVLQVLGEQSESPVLVEVAAAALIDVKEGLPLSQALAKFPKLFPQIYTQTLRAGEQSGQFSESADRLADLQENEVARHSQIISALIYPMVLTFVAIIVVIVLLTFVIPKLSGVFADQGEALPLATKILLGTSGFMIANWLPIVIVTAAVIVLGRIWLSSDVGRLARDTFALRAPGFGKLLRKAIIARYSRVLGTLIKGGVPILDSIKLAGLAAGNKVFEAKNKLVADDIREGKTIAAALVDADEFPPVLTHMVAIGEETGDLPKMLGRVADSLDFEVEQGLRRLTSMVEPIIVVGMGAFVAFIVLSIMLPIFQAQELIR, from the coding sequence ATGACGACTTTCGCATACACAGCCGTTGAGCCGAGCGGTCGCAAGAAGAGCGGATTCATCGAGGCGATGGACGCCACTTCGGCCATCGCAGCCGTCACCGCTGCCGGCCGGCAGGTCCTTGACATCCGCGAGCAAGATGGCGGAACAAAGAAGGGACCGCAGTCCAAATCGATCGCGTTGTTCGCCCGCCGGGCCTCGAAGGCCGATCTAGCGCTGTTCTCAAGGCGACTGTCCGATCTCACGGGAGCTGGCTTGCCGATCGATCGCGTCCTTCAGGTCCTTGGTGAACAGTCCGAGAGCCCAGTGCTCGTCGAGGTGGCTGCGGCAGCGCTGATTGACGTGAAAGAGGGGCTTCCGCTCAGCCAGGCTCTCGCAAAGTTCCCAAAGCTGTTCCCGCAGATTTACACGCAGACGCTGCGGGCTGGAGAGCAGTCCGGTCAGTTTTCAGAATCCGCAGACAGGCTTGCTGACTTGCAGGAGAACGAAGTTGCTCGTCACAGCCAGATCATTTCGGCGCTCATATATCCGATGGTCTTGACGTTCGTTGCGATCATCGTCGTCATTGTCCTCCTGACGTTCGTAATCCCGAAGCTGTCGGGCGTATTTGCGGATCAAGGCGAGGCCCTTCCGCTGGCGACGAAGATTTTGCTAGGCACGTCAGGGTTCATGATCGCGAATTGGCTGCCGATCGTCATCGTTACCGCAGCTGTGATCGTTTTGGGCCGTATCTGGCTCTCCTCCGATGTGGGCAGGTTGGCCAGGGACACGTTTGCGCTGCGCGCGCCTGGTTTCGGCAAGTTATTGCGAAAGGCGATCATTGCGCGCTACTCGCGAGTTCTAGGTACGCTGATCAAGGGCGGCGTGCCGATCTTGGACAGTATCAAACTGGCTGGGCTTGCGGCCGGCAACAAGGTTTTCGAAGCGAAGAACAAGCTGGTAGCGGACGATATTCGTGAGGGGAAGACGATTGCTGCCGCGCTCGTGGACGCTGACGAATTCCCGCCCGTTCTGACGCACATGGTGGCGATCGGTGAGGAGACGGGCGACCTGCCGAAGATGCTAGGCCGCGTCGCTGACAGCTTGGATTTCGAAGTGGAACAGGGGCTCCGACGTCTTACATCGATGGTCGAGCCCATAATCGTCGTGGGGATGGGCGCGTTCGTGGCATTCATCGTGCTCTCGATCATGCTGCCGATCTTCCAGGCGCAAGAACTGATCAGATAA
- the gspG gene encoding type II secretion system major pseudopilin GspG, whose protein sequence is MKNNRKRIGFTLIELVVVILILGVLAAMIVPRVIGRADDAKVAAAKSDLAMLADMVDRFRLDTGRFPTDEEGLYALVEEPQDVDGWRGPYSRKLEIPLDPWGFEYLYEYPGVTDDSFLLMSFGKDGAPEGDGPSEDLIGSE, encoded by the coding sequence ATGAAAAATAATCGGAAACGGATCGGCTTCACGCTCATCGAGCTGGTTGTCGTGATCCTGATTCTCGGCGTACTCGCGGCGATGATCGTCCCTCGGGTGATCGGGCGAGCCGACGACGCCAAGGTTGCAGCGGCGAAGAGCGATCTTGCAATGTTGGCTGATATGGTCGATCGGTTCAGACTCGATACCGGGCGGTTCCCAACAGATGAGGAGGGTCTGTACGCTCTGGTCGAAGAGCCGCAGGACGTTGATGGTTGGCGCGGACCGTACTCTCGCAAGTTAGAAATTCCGCTGGATCCGTGGGGCTTCGAATACCTGTACGAGTATCCCGGCGTGACTGACGACAGCTTCTTGCTCATGTCGTTTGGCAAGGACGGTGCTCCGGAAGGTGATGGACCGAGCGAAGACTTGATTGGAAGTGAATAG